From the Lathyrus oleraceus cultivar Zhongwan6 chromosome 4, CAAS_Psat_ZW6_1.0, whole genome shotgun sequence genome, one window contains:
- the LOC127137637 gene encoding uncharacterized mitochondrial protein AtMg00820-like, whose product MKEELGAIERNKTWELIELPRNKKVISVIWVYKVKLKPDGSISKHKARSLARAFLQKSRLDYFEVFDHEAYVSQAPRVWNLKIDLFFKLQGFIKCKMDYGFYVQHTSDNNMILLKYELEILKRFELMNCKSAITPTETNHKLDFDVEGDYVDCITFKQLLE is encoded by the exons ATGAAAGAAGAACTTGGggctatagaaagaaacaagaccTGGGAGTTAATTGAGCTTCCAAGGAATAAGAAAGTCATCAGTGTCATATGGGTTTACAAGGTGAAACTAAAGCCAGATGGATCAATTAGCAAACACAAAGCAAGGTCATTAGCTAGAGCATTTCTCCAGAAATCTAGACTAGATTACTTTGAGGTGTTTGATCAT GAAGCTTATGTATCACAAGCTCCTAGAGTctggaatttgaaaattgatttatttttcaaGCTTCAAGGATTCATAAAATGTAAGATGGATTATGGTTTTTATGTTCAACATACATCTGATAACAATATGATTCTG ctgaagtatgaacttgagaTTTTGAAGAGATTTGAGTTGATGAATTGCAAGTCTGCAATCACACCTACTGAAACAAATCACAAGTTGGATTTTGATGTTGAGGGTGATTATGTAGATTGTATAACTTTTAAACAGTTG TTGGAATAA